The following proteins are co-located in the Phocoena phocoena chromosome 1, mPhoPho1.1, whole genome shotgun sequence genome:
- the LOC136141072 gene encoding intelectin-1-like — protein sequence MRVKHSGQRHGLSRLVLSADGLYFLYTENGVIYQTFCDMTSGDGSWTLVASVHENPIPEKCTVGDRWSSQQGSTADCPEGDGNWANTFGSVEASTSDTRLSPGYYDIQAQDLGMWHVPQKRPLQHWRNSSLLRYRTNTSFFPNLGHNLFGLYQKYPVKYGSGSCQTDNGPAIPLVYDFGDAEKTASYYSPVGQREYLLPKPSHQSFPALSGKV from the exons ACACGGGCTCTCTAGGCTGGTTCTGTCCGCAGATGGCCTGTATTTCCTCTACACCGAGAATGGCGTCATCTACCAGACCTTCTGTGACATGACCTCTGGGGATGGCAGCTGGACCCTAGTGGCCAGTGTGCACGAGAACCCCATTCCTGAGAAATGCACGGTAGGTGATCGCTGGTCGAGTCAGCAGGGCAGCACGGCAGACTGCCCAGAGGGGGACGGCAACTGGGCCAACACGTTTGGGTCTGTAGAGGCATCCACCAGTGATACAAGGTTG AGCCCTGGTTACTATGACATCCAGGCCCAGGACCTGGGCATGTGGCATGTGCCCCAAAAGCGCCCCCTGCAGCACTGGAGGAACAGCTCCCTGCTGAGGTACCGCACCAACACTAGCTTCTTCCCGAATCTGGGACACAATCTGTTCGGACTCTACCAG AAATACCCAGTGAAGTACGGATCAGGGAGCTGTCAGACCGACAATGGCCCAGCTATTCCTCTGGTCTATGACTTTGGCGATGCTGAGAAAACTGCGTCTTACTACTCACCAGTTGGTCAGCGTGAGTATCTGCTTCCAAAGCCCAGTCATCAATCCTTCCCTGCACTCTCGGGGAAAGTGTAA